The genomic stretch GCTCGAAAGGGTCACCCACGGGCATGTGCGGCGGGCGTTCCTGGTTGAAGAAGATGGCGATGTTGTCGACCATGTCGTCGATCATGTGCCGGAAATAGGCATCAAGCTCGGCGCAGGCGAATTCGGCTTTGAGCGGCGCGATGAGGTCGCCTGCAAGGTTTGAGAACATGAGCTTGTCGGCCTGCCGGTTCTTCTCCTGGATTTCCTTCTGCAAAACGCGGATCTGCAGAAAAATGGAATCTATCTCGGTCTTGATCTCGACATGCTTGGCCTTGATGCGGTCGAATTCTTCCCTGGGAAAACGCCCCTTTTCAACCATCTGTTCAAGCTTCAGGATCGGGGTGGGCTCGCCGTCGACGATGGGCATGACCTCCGGCTGCTGCCCCTGCCGGCCCTGAAAGGTGACCAGCGCAAAGCCAGCCTCCTTGACCTGCTTTTCGAGGTTCATGAAGAAACTGGCGGTCTTTTTCTCGTAAACCTCGTTGATCTCGTTCTTGCGCGCCAGATATTCCGAACTCTCGAAGAGCTTGGGCACCTCTTTTTTGAGCTCCTCGACCAGCTGCTGCATGTTTTTCTTCAGTCTCGCCCCAAAGCCCGGGCCCAGACGCACCAGAATGGGCGCCTCGGGGTCCTTGAAGTTATTCAGATAGCAGAGATCGCCGGGGATTTCCCCGTCCTGCACGACCTTGGCGAGAACCTTCTTCACCGCATCCATGCGTCCGGTGCGCGGAGCTCCGGTGACCAGGATGTTGTAGCCTGGGCGCTTGATACCGATGCCGAACCTGAGCGCGTCCACGCCCCGATCCTGCCCCAAAATTTCATCCAGGGGTTCGAGCTCGTCCGTCGTGGCAAAAGGCAGGGTGGAGGTGTCGAGGGTCCACCGCAGCTCATCTGGCGTCAATCGTAAGGATTCATTCATTCCTACCTCGCTCGTGTTCTTCCGTACTCACCTGTACGGGCGTGCAGTCCTTGCATTTGGGCAAGACAACGCGCAGCACGCCACCCGAATAACTGGCGCGGACCTGATCCGTCTGCACTGGCGCGGGCAGGCGCACCGAGCTTGAAAATCCCTGATGGGAAATGCTCAGCCCCCGCCCGTCCCGGACCTCCTCGATCTTTTCTCCGGCCAGGGACAATTGATGGCCGGTGATCGAAACCTTGATGGATTGCGGATCAAGGCCTGGAACATGCGCCGAGACGATGACGGCATCCTTTTCGTTGAGCACGCGCACATCCGGCTCGTGACGCAGCAGCCGCAGGTCCATGGGACTGCAGAAATCGCGCACAAAGGAATCGAAAAGCTCCTCCATGTCCTGTTTGAGCTTGCCGAGTTCGGTGCGGTGCCACAAATGCAGATCGGACATATTTCCCTCCGCAAAAAAGTGGGCCAATCAAATGCCGGAAAACAAGGTAGTGTACGAAATGTTTCCGGCGTCGCCAATGCAATGAATATCACCCCGGGCGGCGGTGTGGTCAAGTCCGGCTTCGAGATCGGCGCGCAAGGACGGCAATCCGCCAAGACGCTGGGCATGATCGAAATCGACGATCAGCAGACGGACACGGGGATGGATGACGGGATTCCCGGCGAAACGATACCGTTTCAAGTGCGGCGTTTCAAGTGCTCGGGAACGTTCAAGGAAATCATGAAACCAGGAGTCCATGACCGGTTTGTCAGCGAGGAGGCGACCGAACTCGTGCATGCGCCAGACGATTCCGCCTC from Desulfomicrobium macestii encodes the following:
- a CDS encoding Hsp20/alpha crystallin family protein, which encodes MSDLHLWHRTELGKLKQDMEELFDSFVRDFCSPMDLRLLRHEPDVRVLNEKDAVIVSAHVPGLDPQSIKVSITGHQLSLAGEKIEEVRDGRGLSISHQGFSSSVRLPAPVQTDQVRASYSGGVLRVVLPKCKDCTPVQVSTEEHERGRNE